The Colias croceus chromosome 21, ilColCroc2.1 genome window below encodes:
- the LOC123701475 gene encoding uncharacterized protein LOC123701475 gives MEEIKLIPREILCIIPKFDGDEKLLNLFINKSEYIIRSFQDANNNAQNLYVYHAITSRLIGKAASLLSDYQNITSWTELKEILTQHFGDPRSEECIALELEGLKIKQGESYIQFCHRIQNVKSSLFSKVNRLTDEGVKAAKMIIYNNTALNVFLYNLPEDMIRIVRLRGCTNLENALSVVTEEVNFIQQYNAKISKPKPITQNTFQNPLKPNFSTMPLNQNFKYGSPQQPIGYRPNFAQQPRPNLMQPPRPNFIQQLRQTPQAQGYKFGTQSNNNHQLRPFQNSGYKFGIPNQQTAQPRFKFGIQHAQAPNPGLNSDVSMRTAPMRQNVTHNLYYCDEPNYENYDNSTLDYNEEAANELYEYTDPEVTESNFNDNNENFPLPASDETVK, from the coding sequence ATGGAAGAGATTAAACTCATACCAAGAGAAATACTATGTATCATCCCCAAATTTGATGGAGATGAAAAACTGTTAAAcctatttatcaataaaagcGAATACATTATAAGATCATTCCAAGATGCGAACAATAACGCACAAAacttatatgtatatcatGCCATAACGAGTAGGCTTATCGGTAAGGCAGCTTCACTGCTTAGTGAttaccaaaatataacttcatGGACTGAATTAAAGGAAATACTTACCCAACATTTCGGAGACCCGCGATCGGAAGAATGTATCGCACTAGAATTAGaagggttaaaaataaaacaaggtGAAAGTTACATACAGTTTTGCCACAgaatacaaaatgttaaaAGCTCCCTATTTTCAAAAGTAAACCGCCTCACGGACGAAGGAGTTAAAGCCGCGAAGATGatcatatacaataatactgCGTTAAATGTTTTTCTGTACAACCTCCCGGAGGACATGATCCGGATTGTTAGATTAAGGGGTTGTACAAACTTAGAAAATGCACTTAGCGTAGTTACAGAagaagtaaattttatacaacaaTATAACGCAAAGATTAGTAAGCCAAAACCTATAACTCAAAACACTTTCCAAAATCCATTAAAACCTAATTTCAGTACGATGCCTTTAAATCAAAACTTTAAATACGGCAGTCCTCAACAGCCAATTGGTTATAGACCGAATTTCGCTCAACAACCTCGACCAAATTTAATGCAACCACCTCGaccaaattttattcaacagTTAAGGCAAACACCACAAGCCCAAGGCTATAAATTTGGCACACAATCTAATAATAACCACCAATTGCGACCTTTTCAAAATTCCGGTTATAAATTTGGAATCCCAAATCAACAAACAGCCCAACCTCGTTTTAAATTTGGCATACAACATGCCCAGGCACCGAACCCCGGCTTAAATAGCGATGTATCAATGCGTACGGCACCTATGAGGCAAAACGTAACTCATAATCTGTACTACTGCGATGAGccaaattatgaaaattacgaTAACTCAACCTTAGATTATAACGAAGAAGCCGCGAACGAGTTATACGAATATACCGATCCGGAAGTAActgaaagtaattttaatgacAACAACGAAAATTTTCCGTTACCGGCCTCCGACGAGAcggtgaaataa